Below is a window of Fervidobacterium pennivorans DSM 9078 DNA.
GGGTGCGGCAGTTAAGCCAGGTGAACGCATAGCTATAACATTGAAAAACCCTATTACACTGGTCCTTCCGACAAAGAAATCTTTCTGAGGACTTTCGGGTCTTAAACCTGCAAAGGTTTTTATAGAGGCTCTGAAATCGATTAAAGGAGTCATCTTTAGTGCTTTTGACATGAGAGCTTCAAATCCTTCAAGTGTTGTAGAAGTATCCTCTCTGAATTCTCGTTCCGGTGGTAGGTCAACGGCAGTGGGTCCAACTAAGATACCCCCATCCACCGTCGGAGTTACGAGCGTCCCTTTACCAAGTACTGAAGGTGTTGGAAACAGTATACTCTTTACAAAGCCACTGAATTCTTGCTTATCTAAGAGAATATACTCTCCCTTCCTTGGATGCAATGGTACAAATTCAGCACCAGCCATCTTTGCAACTTCGTCACCGTGCATTCCTGCAGCGTTGATGACAACATCTATCTCAAACTCTCCCTTATTAGTCACAAGCTTTTTAACTCTTTGGTTTTCTGTCACTATTTCAAGAACTTGTGTGTCAAGAAAGAGTTTAGCTCCGTTCTCAATGGCGTTTTCTACTGCTGCCATTGCGACCATCCAAGGTTCCGTTATCCCAGCTGTTGGTGCCCAAAGAGCAGCCATAACTTCGGGATTAATGTTTGGTTCGTATGAAAGGATTCTATCTCTATCCCAAATTTCCAGACCTGGTACCCCGTTCATTTCACCACGTTTGTAAAGCTCCTCCAGAATTCTTATTTCCTCATCTTTGAAAGC
It encodes the following:
- a CDS encoding NAD(P)/FAD-dependent oxidoreductase → MRIGIIGAGVVGALIARELCRYDVEVLIFEKNWDVGMGVTKANSAIVHAGYDDEPGTVRSKFCVPGNAMYTELSKELQFDLKRIGSLVLAFKDEEIRILEELYKRGEMNGVPGLEIWDRDRILSYEPNINPEVMAALWAPTAGITEPWMVAMAAVENAIENGAKLFLDTQVLEIVTENQRVKKLVTNKGEFEIDVVINAAGMHGDEVAKMAGAEFVPLHPRKGEYILLDKQEFSGFVKSILFPTPSVLGKGTLVTPTVDGGILVGPTAVDLPPEREFREDTSTTLEGFEALMSKALKMTPLIDFRASIKTFAGLRPESPQKDFFVGRTSVIGFFNVIAMRSPGLTAAPAIAKFIVEEVQESIGETFQKKSDFKPTRERIKHYADLPASVWDEEIKKDPLAGRMICFCNKVTEREILEAIKRGARTIDGIKFRTRAMFGSCQGGFCMHRIMKILAREFGTDISDIRLRSEGSFILLGQVRK